A stretch of the Oceanispirochaeta sp. genome encodes the following:
- the gyrA gene encoding DNA topoisomerase (ATP-hydrolyzing) subunit A — MQDDNTGRIIPIAIEDEVKESYLNYAMSVIVSRALPDVRDGLKPVHRRILFSMSEMGIRYNTAYKKCGRIVGDVLGKFHPHGDQSIYDALVRLAQDFSLRTPVVQGQGNFGSVDGDPPAAMRYTEARLAKVSEAILMDIKKDTVDFGPNYDDSMREPLILPTAFPMLLVNGASGIAVGMATNMAPHNLNEICEAICAVIDNSEIMDEELLDIVKGPDFPTAGIIYGKIGFREAAMTGRGKITVRAKYNLEEMTAEKDAIIITELPYMINKANLVIRIAELVREKRIEGISDLRDESDRTGMRIVIELKRNVSAKVVLNLLFSHTNLQVNFNVNNLALVKGMPKVCTLRNLLDYFISHRQVVIRRRSEYELKKAKARAHILDGIKIALENIDEVVDIIKKSANVNMARANLMERFDFSELQAQAILDMRLQKLTSLETQKILDELAEIMKYIDYLEDLLAHEEKILDVVKVETTEIAEKYGDKRKTEIRIEEIGSMNMEDMIEKEDMVVLISNRGFIKRIPFTAYKEQGRGGKGSNSAALKDGDFIEHIFLASTHSYILFVTSEGKAYWLKVYEIPEGSRASRGKHLKTMFEFVPDEEITTMVPLEDFSEDNFLFMATQMGVVKRVSTYDFRNAKTRGIIAINLDEGDHLVSAELTDGTRDVMIITKNGKGLKFPEESVRRMGRNSHGVRGIRLNGDDILIGVVCASEENQLFLISEKGYGKRTEFKDFNPHGRGTQGQRAYNVNVKSGKLVAALSVNATNSLICISTMGKAIKLNLDSISVIGRNAFGVRIVHINDKDTLVGVAVQQKDEENEESEDDLLVDPVIIEENGDESPEETSDDVSRETSE, encoded by the coding sequence GTGCAGGATGATAATACCGGAAGGATCATTCCAATAGCCATAGAAGATGAAGTTAAAGAATCCTATCTCAATTATGCCATGTCTGTCATCGTCAGTAGAGCCCTTCCTGATGTCAGGGATGGTCTGAAACCTGTTCATAGGAGAATCCTCTTTTCTATGAGTGAAATGGGTATCAGATATAATACGGCTTACAAAAAATGTGGACGTATTGTCGGGGATGTACTTGGTAAATTTCATCCCCATGGAGACCAGTCTATCTACGATGCTCTTGTTCGTTTGGCTCAGGACTTTTCACTGAGGACCCCTGTCGTTCAGGGTCAGGGAAACTTTGGTTCGGTAGACGGAGACCCGCCCGCGGCCATGAGATACACGGAAGCCAGGTTGGCAAAAGTTTCTGAAGCCATCTTAATGGATATCAAAAAAGACACAGTAGATTTTGGTCCAAACTACGATGACTCTATGAGGGAACCTCTGATTCTGCCTACCGCTTTCCCCATGCTTCTTGTAAACGGAGCCAGTGGTATTGCCGTAGGAATGGCTACGAATATGGCTCCTCATAACCTGAATGAAATATGTGAAGCCATCTGTGCTGTCATTGATAATTCAGAAATAATGGATGAAGAACTACTTGATATTGTTAAGGGACCCGACTTCCCGACGGCAGGCATCATATACGGCAAAATTGGTTTCAGAGAAGCCGCCATGACGGGACGCGGTAAAATAACGGTTCGTGCCAAGTATAATCTGGAAGAGATGACAGCAGAAAAAGATGCCATCATCATCACCGAACTTCCTTATATGATAAATAAAGCAAATCTTGTTATTAGAATAGCCGAACTAGTGAGAGAAAAGAGAATTGAAGGTATTTCAGATCTCAGAGATGAATCTGATAGAACCGGGATGAGAATTGTTATAGAACTGAAAAGAAATGTCTCAGCCAAAGTTGTATTGAACCTTCTATTCTCCCACACAAATCTTCAGGTTAATTTTAATGTTAATAATTTAGCCCTGGTTAAAGGGATGCCTAAGGTCTGTACACTGAGAAATCTCCTTGATTACTTTATCAGTCACCGGCAGGTAGTTATCAGAAGAAGATCAGAATACGAACTGAAAAAAGCAAAAGCCAGGGCTCATATTCTTGATGGAATAAAAATAGCCCTCGAAAATATAGATGAAGTGGTAGATATCATTAAAAAATCTGCCAACGTGAATATGGCAAGAGCCAATCTCATGGAACGCTTCGATTTCAGTGAGTTACAGGCTCAGGCTATTCTTGATATGCGACTGCAGAAATTGACCAGCCTTGAAACCCAGAAAATACTGGATGAACTGGCTGAAATCATGAAATACATTGATTACCTTGAAGACCTGCTCGCTCATGAAGAAAAAATTCTGGATGTGGTTAAAGTAGAAACCACTGAAATTGCCGAAAAGTATGGTGATAAAAGAAAAACTGAAATAAGAATTGAAGAAATTGGCTCCATGAATATGGAAGATATGATTGAAAAAGAGGACATGGTTGTTCTTATTTCCAATAGAGGATTTATCAAGAGAATTCCTTTTACAGCTTATAAGGAGCAGGGGCGAGGAGGTAAGGGTTCTAATTCGGCAGCATTAAAAGATGGCGATTTCATAGAACATATTTTCCTGGCCTCTACCCACAGCTATATCCTCTTTGTGACAAGCGAAGGAAAAGCCTACTGGCTGAAAGTCTATGAGATTCCCGAAGGATCTAGAGCTTCCCGGGGAAAGCACCTTAAAACCATGTTTGAATTTGTCCCGGATGAAGAAATAACAACCATGGTTCCCCTTGAGGATTTTTCTGAAGATAATTTTCTTTTTATGGCAACTCAAATGGGCGTTGTTAAAAGAGTTTCGACTTATGACTTCCGAAATGCCAAAACAAGAGGAATTATTGCGATAAACCTGGATGAAGGTGACCACCTTGTTTCAGCTGAACTGACCGATGGGACAAGAGACGTCATGATCATTACCAAAAATGGGAAGGGCTTAAAATTTCCTGAAGAATCAGTGCGCCGTATGGGAAGAAATTCACATGGAGTCCGAGGGATTCGATTAAATGGTGATGATATTCTTATTGGTGTAGTTTGTGCTTCAGAAGAGAATCAGTTGTTCCTTATCTCTGAAAAGGGATATGGGAAACGGACAGAGTTCAAGGATTTTAATCCTCATGGAAGAGGCACTCAGGGTCAAAGAGCCTACAATGTCAATGTTAAATCAGGGAAGCTGGTCGCTGCCCTGTCAGTTAATGCTACAAATTCCCTGATTTGCATATCAACCATGGGAAAAGCCATCAAATTAAACCTGGATAGTATTTCCGTTATAG
- the gyrB gene encoding DNA topoisomerase (ATP-hydrolyzing) subunit B, which produces MQENYDAQQIQILKGLEAVRKRPGMYIGSTGPDGLHHLVYEVVDNSIDEALAGHCNEISVFIEEGNIIRVVDNGRGIPVDLHPVENLSALEVVMTKLHAGGKFDKDSYKVSGGLHGVGVSVVNALSEWCEVFVHRLGDINYQKYRIGVPDEDVKIVGTTSKRGTVVRFQADTTIFDDTEYSFDILSNRLRELAFLNKGITINLTDERISPEKERIFMFEGGVRSFVEYLNKAKTPLFAEPIYFEFEKDQVIVELSLQYNEGYAENIFSYVNNINTKEGGTHLSGFKAALTRTLNDFLRKSKLAKKVDDNLSGEDVREGLTCVISVKVQEPQFEGQTKTKLGNSEVRGIVESIVNERLTTYLEEHPNVIDIILDKSITASKARAAAKRARDLTRRKGFLESSGLPGKLADCADKDPRNCEVYLVEGDSAGGSAKMGRDRKFQAILAMWGKMINVEKTRIEKVLSNEKMLPVITALGTNLGEEFNIEKLRYHKVIIMADADVDGSHIRVLLLTFFFRYMMPLIEAGHVYLAMPPLYKIVANGKPHYVYDDNEKDEYLKFLGVSEEKVNMQRYKGLGEMNPDQLWETTMNPETRNMKQVKLEDFVAADEMFTTLMGEDVPPRRKFIEENALTVSNLDI; this is translated from the coding sequence ATGCAGGAAAACTATGATGCTCAGCAGATTCAGATACTCAAAGGTCTGGAGGCTGTACGCAAGAGACCGGGTATGTATATTGGGTCAACCGGCCCTGATGGTTTACACCATTTAGTCTATGAAGTAGTTGATAATAGTATAGATGAAGCATTAGCTGGACACTGTAATGAAATTTCGGTGTTTATTGAAGAAGGAAATATCATAAGAGTTGTCGATAACGGTAGAGGTATTCCTGTCGATTTACATCCAGTTGAAAATTTAAGTGCTCTTGAAGTTGTCATGACTAAACTTCATGCGGGTGGAAAATTTGACAAGGATAGCTATAAGGTCTCTGGAGGACTCCATGGTGTTGGAGTCTCTGTCGTAAACGCACTTTCTGAATGGTGTGAAGTCTTTGTTCATAGATTAGGAGATATCAATTATCAGAAATATAGAATTGGTGTTCCTGATGAAGATGTTAAAATTGTGGGCACAACCTCTAAAAGAGGGACGGTCGTACGATTTCAGGCAGATACAACTATATTTGATGATACTGAATACAGCTTTGATATCCTTTCGAACAGATTGAGAGAATTGGCTTTCCTTAATAAGGGGATAACCATAAATCTTACTGATGAAAGAATAAGTCCTGAAAAAGAAAGGATATTCATGTTTGAGGGAGGAGTTAGATCCTTTGTTGAATATCTCAATAAGGCAAAAACTCCTTTATTTGCGGAACCAATTTATTTTGAATTTGAAAAAGATCAGGTAATCGTTGAATTATCTCTCCAATATAATGAAGGGTATGCAGAAAACATCTTTTCTTATGTGAATAATATAAACACAAAGGAAGGAGGGACTCACCTTTCCGGTTTTAAAGCAGCCCTTACAAGAACCCTTAATGATTTTCTTAGGAAGTCAAAATTAGCCAAAAAAGTGGATGATAATTTATCAGGAGAAGATGTCAGGGAAGGTTTGACCTGTGTTATTTCTGTAAAAGTTCAAGAACCACAGTTTGAAGGTCAGACAAAAACTAAACTGGGAAATTCTGAAGTTAGAGGAATCGTTGAATCCATTGTGAATGAGAGGTTAACAACCTATCTGGAAGAGCATCCAAATGTTATTGATATTATTTTGGATAAATCAATTACGGCTTCCAAGGCAAGAGCTGCCGCAAAAAGGGCAAGAGACCTGACTAGAAGGAAAGGATTTCTTGAGAGTTCGGGTCTTCCAGGAAAACTGGCGGATTGTGCTGATAAAGATCCCCGAAACTGCGAAGTATACCTTGTCGAAGGAGATTCCGCCGGTGGTTCTGCCAAGATGGGAAGAGACAGAAAGTTTCAGGCAATTTTGGCCATGTGGGGTAAGATGATCAATGTTGAAAAAACCAGAATTGAAAAGGTTCTTTCCAACGAAAAAATGCTTCCAGTAATAACTGCCTTAGGAACCAATCTCGGGGAAGAATTCAATATTGAAAAATTGAGATACCACAAAGTAATCATCATGGCAGATGCCGATGTAGACGGTTCCCATATCAGAGTTCTGCTTTTAACCTTCTTTTTTCGGTATATGATGCCCCTTATTGAAGCTGGTCATGTGTATCTGGCTATGCCGCCGCTATACAAAATTGTAGCGAATGGAAAGCCTCACTATGTGTATGATGATAATGAGAAAGATGAATATCTTAAGTTTCTGGGTGTTTCCGAGGAAAAAGTTAATATGCAAAGATATAAAGGTCTGGGTGAAATGAATCCGGATCAGCTCTGGGAAACGACAATGAACCCAGAAACAAGAAATATGAAACAGGTTAAGCTTGAAGATTTCGTAGCAGCTGATGAAATGTTCACAACTCTTATGGGTGAAGATGTTCCACCCCGGAGAAAATTTATTGAAGAGAATGCCTTAACCGTATCAAACCTTGATATTTAA
- the dnaA gene encoding chromosomal replication initiator protein DnaA, with protein sequence MNEFDYSIFWEETIKQLREENELSDQEYNMYFQSIHYIESTKDTIVLSIPSRFIQSQLKQRYNFIIETRLFELSGIVLTLDFEIENRKKDQEKSIISKEEPLEEKEKIFEPHPQLRDDYTFENFVVGNNNSFAANASRAIAENPGSKYNPCLIYGGVGLGKTHLMQSIGNNIHKKKPDMKVVYIPAETFINDFIESINTKKQTHFKNKYRNADILLIDDIHDLQDKKGTQEELFHTFNALYDANKQMVFTCDRPPSELKNFADRLKSRFVRGLNVDLHPPNYETRYAILRKKMEDRNVDISDEILELISENINTNIRDLEAALTSIVAYAELVQKNITPEIARQQLKQFFSSPIQTNITIDKIQKQVSEYFNVTPSDMKGKKRTKQITFPRQIAMYIIREITDYSTTEIGLEFGGRDHTTVMHSCQRIEDRIKTDSTIEPTVQELIRSIKET encoded by the coding sequence ATGAATGAATTTGATTACAGTATATTCTGGGAAGAGACAATCAAACAACTCAGAGAGGAAAATGAACTTTCAGATCAAGAATATAATATGTATTTCCAGAGCATTCATTATATTGAATCCACTAAGGATACAATTGTCCTCAGTATTCCCTCACGCTTTATCCAATCACAACTAAAGCAACGCTATAATTTCATAATTGAAACCCGTTTGTTTGAACTCTCAGGAATTGTACTCACCCTGGATTTTGAAATTGAAAATAGAAAAAAAGACCAGGAAAAGTCTATTATTTCAAAAGAGGAGCCACTTGAGGAAAAAGAGAAGATATTTGAACCCCATCCACAGTTGAGAGATGATTATACATTTGAAAATTTTGTTGTGGGTAATAACAACTCTTTTGCAGCTAATGCTTCAAGGGCTATAGCTGAAAATCCAGGTTCTAAATATAATCCCTGTCTCATTTATGGTGGTGTTGGATTAGGTAAAACTCACCTTATGCAGTCCATTGGAAACAATATTCATAAAAAAAAACCGGATATGAAGGTAGTCTATATTCCAGCAGAAACCTTTATAAATGATTTTATTGAATCTATTAATACCAAAAAACAAACACATTTTAAAAATAAATACAGAAATGCCGATATTCTTCTGATTGATGATATTCATGACCTGCAGGATAAAAAAGGAACTCAAGAAGAGCTTTTTCATACTTTTAATGCCCTTTATGATGCAAACAAACAAATGGTCTTTACCTGTGACCGTCCTCCATCAGAACTCAAGAATTTTGCTGATAGACTAAAAAGCAGATTTGTAAGAGGTTTGAATGTTGATTTGCATCCCCCAAATTATGAAACAAGATATGCCATTCTCAGAAAAAAAATGGAAGATAGAAATGTCGATATCTCAGATGAAATTCTTGAACTAATAAGTGAGAACATAAATACTAATATCCGTGATCTTGAAGCGGCTCTCACAAGCATAGTGGCCTATGCAGAACTTGTACAAAAAAATATCACCCCGGAAATTGCCAGACAACAGCTTAAACAGTTTTTTTCAAGTCCTATACAGACAAATATCACCATAGATAAAATTCAAAAACAAGTTTCTGAATATTTTAACGTAACCCCCAGTGATATGAAAGGAAAGAAGAGAACCAAACAAATTACTTTCCCCCGTCAGATAGCCATGTATATTATACGGGAAATTACTGACTATTCTACTACTGAAATTGGTCTTGAGTTTGGGGGAAGAGATCATACTACTGTAATGCATTCCTGCCAGAGAATAGAAGACAGGATAAAAACAGATTCAACTATTGAACCCACAGTTCAGGAATTAATCCGCTCAATAAAGGAAACATAA